In Carassius gibelio isolate Cgi1373 ecotype wild population from Czech Republic chromosome B13, carGib1.2-hapl.c, whole genome shotgun sequence, one genomic interval encodes:
- the LOC127970208 gene encoding histidine-rich glycoprotein isoform X14: MLRRVVIPSLSSVSHLWFQSCDLTDSHRGSHRFTQVHTEFTQIHTGSHRFSQVHTEVHTDSHRFTQIHTGSHRFTQVHTEFTQIHTGSHRFTQRFTQVHTEFTQIHTGSHRFSQVHTEVHTEFTQIHTGSHRFTQVHTEFTQIHTGSHRFTQRFTQVHTDSHRGSHRFTQVHTDSHRFTQVHTEFTQIHTDSHRFTQIHTDSHRVHTDSHRFTQVHTDSHRFTQVHTEVLTGSHRFTQIHTDSHRFTQVHTDSHRFTQVHTGSHRFTQSSHRFTQVHTGSGFQTEELVFVLEQTLAHVHSICFLHTQRVLDHSTLVFLHF; encoded by the exons ATGTTGAGGAGAGTTGTGATCCCTTCTCTATCCTCCGTTAGTCATCTGTGGTTTCAGTCGTGTGACctcacagattcacacagaggttcacacagattcacacaggttcacacagagttcacacagattcacacaggttcacacagGTTCTCACAGGTTCACACAGAggttcacacagattcacacaggttcacacag attcacacaggttcacacagattcacacaggttcacacagagttcacacagattcacacaggttcacacagattcacacagaggttcacacaggttcacacagagttcacacagattcacacaggttcacacagGTTCTCACAGGTTCACACAGAg gttcacacagagttcacacagattcacacaggttcacacagattcacacaggttcacacagagttcacacagattcacacaggttcacacagattcacacagaggttcacacaggttcacacagattcacacagaggtTCTCACAGGttcacacaggttcacacagattcacacagattcacacaggttcacacagagttcacacagattcacacagattcacacag gttcacacagattcacacagattcacacagagttcacacagattcacacaggttcacacaggttcacacagattcacacaggttcacacaggttcacacagAGGTTCTCACAGGttcacacaggttcacacagattcacacagattcacacaggttcacacaggttcacacagattcacacagattcacacaggttcacacagGTTCTCACAGGTTCACACAGAGttcacacaggttcacacaggttcacacagGTTCAGGGTTTCAGACTGAAGAGCTGGTGTTTGTGTTGGAGCAGACTTTAGCACATGTTCACTCGATCTGTTTTCTTCACACACAGCGTGTATTAGATCACTCTACTCTTGTATTTCTACACTTTTAG
- the LOC127970208 gene encoding histidine-rich glycoprotein isoform X27, whose amino-acid sequence MLRRVVIPSLSSVSHLWFQSCDLTDSHRGSHRFTQVHTEFTQIHTGSHRFSQVHTEVHTDSHRFTQIHTGSHRFTQVHTEFTQIHTGSHRFTQRFTQVHTGSHRFTQVHTEFTQIHTGSHRFTQVHTEFTQIHTGSHRFTQRFTQVHTDSHRGSHRFTQVHTDSHRFTQVHTEFTQIHTDSHRFTQIHTDSHRVHTDSHRFTQVHTDSHRFTQVHTEVLTGSHRFTQIHTDSHRFTQVHTDSHRFTQVHTGSHRFTQSSHRFTQVHTGSGFQTEELVFVLEQTLAHVHSICFLHTQRVLDHSTLVFLHF is encoded by the exons ATGTTGAGGAGAGTTGTGATCCCTTCTCTATCCTCCGTTAGTCATCTGTGGTTTCAGTCGTGTGACctcacagattcacacagaggttcacacagattcacacaggttcacacagagttcacacagattcacacaggttcacacagGTTCTCACAGGTTCACACAGAggttcacacagattcacacaggttcacacag attcacacaggttcacacagattcacacaggttcacacagagttcacacagattcacacaggttcacacagattcacacagaggttcacacag gttcacacaggttcacacagattcacacaggttcacacagagttcacacagattcacacaggttcacacagattcacacaggttcacacagagttcacacagattcacacaggttcacacagattcacacagaggttcacacaggttcacacagattcacacagaggtTCTCACAGGttcacacaggttcacacagattcacacagattcacacaggttcacacagagttcacacagattcacacagattcacacag gttcacacagattcacacagattcacacagagttcacacagattcacacaggttcacacaggttcacacagattcacacaggttcacacaggttcacacagAGGTTCTCACAGGttcacacaggttcacacagattcacacagattcacacaggttcacacaggttcacacagattcacacagattcacacaggttcacacagGTTCTCACAGGTTCACACAGAGttcacacaggttcacacaggttcacacagGTTCAGGGTTTCAGACTGAAGAGCTGGTGTTTGTGTTGGAGCAGACTTTAGCACATGTTCACTCGATCTGTTTTCTTCACACACAGCGTGTATTAGATCACTCTACTCTTGTATTTCTACACTTTTAG
- the LOC127970208 gene encoding histidine-rich glycoprotein isoform X31, producing MLRRVVIPSLSSVSHLWFQSCDLTDSHRGSHRFTQVHTEFTQIHTGSHRFSQVHTEVHTDSHRFTQVHTDSHRFTQIHTGSHRVHTDSHRFTQIHTEVHTGSHRGSHRFTQIHTGSHRFTQVHTEFTQIHTGSHRFTQRFTQVHTDSHRGSHRFTQVHTDSHRFTQVHTEFTQIHTDSHRFTQIHTDSHRVHTDSHRFTQVHTDSHRFTQVHTEVLTGSHRFTQIHTDSHRFTQVHTDSHRFTQVHTGSHRFTQSSHRFTQVHTGSGFQTEELVFVLEQTLAHVHSICFLHTQRVLDHSTLVFLHF from the exons ATGTTGAGGAGAGTTGTGATCCCTTCTCTATCCTCCGTTAGTCATCTGTGGTTTCAGTCGTGTGACctcacagattcacacagaggttcacacagattcacacaggttcacacagagttcacacagattcacacaggttcacacagGTTCTCACAGGTTCACACAGAggttcacacagattcacacaggttcacacaggttcacacagattcacacag gttcacacagattcacacaggttcacacagagttcacacagattcacacaggttcacacagattcacacagaggttcacacag GTTCACACAGAggttcacacagattcacacag attcacacaggttcacacagattcacacaggttcacacagagttcacacagattcacacaggttcacacagattcacacagaggttcacacaggttcacacagattcacacagaggtTCTCACAGGttcacacaggttcacacagattcacacagattcacacaggttcacacagagttcacacagattcacacagattcacacag gttcacacagattcacacagattcacacagagttcacacagattcacacaggttcacacaggttcacacagattcacacaggttcacacaggttcacacagAGGTTCTCACAGGttcacacaggttcacacagattcacacagattcacacaggttcacacaggttcacacagattcacacagattcacacaggttcacacagGTTCTCACAGGTTCACACAGAGttcacacaggttcacacaggttcacacagGTTCAGGGTTTCAGACTGAAGAGCTGGTGTTTGTGTTGGAGCAGACTTTAGCACATGTTCACTCGATCTGTTTTCTTCACACACAGCGTGTATTAGATCACTCTACTCTTGTATTTCTACACTTTTAG
- the LOC127970208 gene encoding histidine-rich glycoprotein isoform X21, whose product MLRRVVIPSLSSVSHLWFQSCDLTDSHRGSHRFTQVHTEFTQIHTGSHRFSQVHTEVHTDSHRFTQVHTDSHRFTQSSHRFTQVHTDSHRFTQSSHRFTQVHTDSHRGSHRFTQRFTQIHTGSHRFTQIHTEFTQIHTGSHRFTQRFTQVHTDSHRGSHRFTQVHTDSHRFTQVHTEFTQIHTDSHRFTQIHTDSHRVHTDSHRFTQVHTDSHRFTQVHTEVLTGSHRFTQIHTDSHRFTQVHTDSHRFTQVHTGSHRFTQSSHRFTQVHTGSGFQTEELVFVLEQTLAHVHSICFLHTQRVLDHSTLVFLHF is encoded by the exons ATGTTGAGGAGAGTTGTGATCCCTTCTCTATCCTCCGTTAGTCATCTGTGGTTTCAGTCGTGTGACctcacagattcacacagaggttcacacagattcacacaggttcacacagagttcacacagattcacacaggttcacacagGTTCTCACAGGTTCACACAGAggttcacacagattcacacaggttcacacaggttcacacagattcacacaggttcacacagagttcacacagattcacacaggttcacacagattcacacaggttcacacagagttcacacagattcacacaggttcacacagattcacacagaggttcacacag GTTCACACAGAggttcacacagattcacacaggttcacacaggttcacacagattcacacag agttcacacagattcacacaggttcacacagattcacacagaggttcacacaggttcacacagattcacacagaggtTCTCACAGGttcacacaggttcacacagattcacacagattcacacaggttcacacagagttcacacagattcacacagattcacacag gttcacacagattcacacagattcacacagagttcacacagattcacacaggttcacacaggttcacacagattcacacaggttcacacaggttcacacagAGGTTCTCACAGGttcacacaggttcacacagattcacacagattcacacaggttcacacaggttcacacagattcacacagattcacacaggttcacacagGTTCTCACAGGTTCACACAGAGttcacacaggttcacacaggttcacacagGTTCAGGGTTTCAGACTGAAGAGCTGGTGTTTGTGTTGGAGCAGACTTTAGCACATGTTCACTCGATCTGTTTTCTTCACACACAGCGTGTATTAGATCACTCTACTCTTGTATTTCTACACTTTTAG
- the LOC127970208 gene encoding histidine-rich glycoprotein isoform X9, producing the protein MLRRVVIPSLSSVSHLWFQSCDLTDSHRGSHRFTQVHTEFTQIHTGSHRFSQVHTEVHTDSHRFTQIHTGSHRFTQVHTEFTQIHTGSHRFTQRFTQVHTEFTQIHTGSHRFSQVHTEVHTDSHRFTQIHTGSHRFTQVHTEFTQIHTGSHRFTQRFTQVHTDSHRGSHRFTQVHTDSHRFTQVHTEFTQIHTDSHRFTQIHTDSHRVHTDSHRFTQVHTDSHRFTQVHTEVLTGSHRFTQIHTDSHRFTQVHTDSHRFTQVHTGSHRFTQSSHRFTQVHTGSGFQTEELVFVLEQTLAHVHSICFLHTQRVLDHSTLVFLHF; encoded by the exons ATGTTGAGGAGAGTTGTGATCCCTTCTCTATCCTCCGTTAGTCATCTGTGGTTTCAGTCGTGTGACctcacagattcacacagaggttcacacagattcacacaggttcacacagagttcacacagattcacacaggttcacacagGTTCTCACAGGTTCACACAGAggttcacacagattcacacaggttcacacag attcacacaggttcacacagattcacacaggttcacacagagttcacacagattcacacaggttcacacagattcacacagaggttcacacaggttcacacagagttcacacagattcacacaggttcacacagGTTCTCACAGGTTCACACAGAggttcacacagattcacacaggttcacacag attcacacaggttcacacagattcacacaggttcacacagagttcacacagattcacacaggttcacacagattcacacagaggttcacacaggttcacacagattcacacagaggtTCTCACAGGttcacacaggttcacacagattcacacagattcacacaggttcacacagagttcacacagattcacacagattcacacag gttcacacagattcacacagattcacacagagttcacacagattcacacaggttcacacaggttcacacagattcacacaggttcacacaggttcacacagAGGTTCTCACAGGttcacacaggttcacacagattcacacagattcacacaggttcacacaggttcacacagattcacacagattcacacaggttcacacagGTTCTCACAGGTTCACACAGAGttcacacaggttcacacaggttcacacagGTTCAGGGTTTCAGACTGAAGAGCTGGTGTTTGTGTTGGAGCAGACTTTAGCACATGTTCACTCGATCTGTTTTCTTCACACACAGCGTGTATTAGATCACTCTACTCTTGTATTTCTACACTTTTAG
- the LOC127970208 gene encoding histidine-rich glycoprotein isoform X39, giving the protein MLRRVVIPSLSSVSHLWFQSCDLTDSHRGSHRFTQVHTEFTQIHTGSHRFSQVHTEVHTDSHRFTQIHTGSHRFTQVHTEFTQIHTGSHRFTQRFTQVHTEFTQIHTGSHRFSQVHTEVHTEFTQIHTGSHRFTQRFTQVHTDSHRGSHRFTQVHTDSHRFTQVHTEFTQIHTDSHRFTQIHTDSHRVHTDSHRFTQVHTDSHRFTQVHTEVLTGSHRFTQIHTDSHRFTQVHTDSHRFTQVHTGSHRFTQSSHRFTQVHTGSGFQTEELVFVLEQTLAHVHSICFLHTQRVLDHSTLVFLHF; this is encoded by the exons ATGTTGAGGAGAGTTGTGATCCCTTCTCTATCCTCCGTTAGTCATCTGTGGTTTCAGTCGTGTGACctcacagattcacacagaggttcacacagattcacacaggttcacacagagttcacacagattcacacaggttcacacagGTTCTCACAGGTTCACACAGAggttcacacagattcacacaggttcacacag attcacacaggttcacacagattcacacaggttcacacagagttcacacagattcacacaggttcacacagattcacacagaggttcacacaggttcacacagagttcacacagattcacacaggttcacacagGTTCTCACAGGTTCACACAGAg gttcacacagagttcacacagattcacacaggttcacacagattcacacagaggttcacacaggttcacacagattcacacagaggtTCTCACAGGttcacacaggttcacacagattcacacagattcacacaggttcacacagagttcacacagattcacacagattcacacag gttcacacagattcacacagattcacacagagttcacacagattcacacaggttcacacaggttcacacagattcacacaggttcacacaggttcacacagAGGTTCTCACAGGttcacacaggttcacacagattcacacagattcacacaggttcacacaggttcacacagattcacacagattcacacaggttcacacagGTTCTCACAGGTTCACACAGAGttcacacaggttcacacaggttcacacagGTTCAGGGTTTCAGACTGAAGAGCTGGTGTTTGTGTTGGAGCAGACTTTAGCACATGTTCACTCGATCTGTTTTCTTCACACACAGCGTGTATTAGATCACTCTACTCTTGTATTTCTACACTTTTAG
- the LOC127970208 gene encoding histidine-rich glycoprotein isoform X28 encodes MLRRVVIPSLSSVSHLWFQSCDLTDSHRGSHRFTQVHTEFTQIHTGSHRFSQVHTEVHTDSHRFTQVHTDSHRFTQIHTGSHRFTQIHTGSHRFSQVHTGSHRFTQVHTEFTQIHTGSHRFTQVHTEFTQIHTGSHRFTQRFTQVHTDSHRGSHRFTQVHTDSHRFTQVHTEFTQIHTDSHRFTQIHTDSHRVHTDSHRFTQVHTDSHRFTQVHTEVLTGSHRFTQIHTDSHRFTQVHTDSHRFTQVHTGSHRFTQSSHRFTQVHTGSGFQTEELVFVLEQTLAHVHSICFLHTQRVLDHSTLVFLHF; translated from the exons ATGTTGAGGAGAGTTGTGATCCCTTCTCTATCCTCCGTTAGTCATCTGTGGTTTCAGTCGTGTGACctcacagattcacacagaggttcacacagattcacacaggttcacacagagttcacacagattcacacaggttcacacagGTTCTCACAGGTTCACACAGAggttcacacagattcacacaggttcacacaggttcacacagattcacacag gttcacacagattcacacaggttcacacaga ttcacacagattcacacaggttcacacagGTTCTCACAG gttcacacaggttcacacagattcacacaggttcacacagagttcacacagattcacacaggttcacacagattcacacaggttcacacagagttcacacagattcacacaggttcacacagattcacacagaggttcacacaggttcacacagattcacacagaggtTCTCACAGGttcacacaggttcacacagattcacacagattcacacaggttcacacagagttcacacagattcacacagattcacacag gttcacacagattcacacagattcacacagagttcacacagattcacacaggttcacacaggttcacacagattcacacaggttcacacaggttcacacagAGGTTCTCACAGGttcacacaggttcacacagattcacacagattcacacaggttcacacaggttcacacagattcacacagattcacacaggttcacacagGTTCTCACAGGTTCACACAGAGttcacacaggttcacacaggttcacacagGTTCAGGGTTTCAGACTGAAGAGCTGGTGTTTGTGTTGGAGCAGACTTTAGCACATGTTCACTCGATCTGTTTTCTTCACACACAGCGTGTATTAGATCACTCTACTCTTGTATTTCTACACTTTTAG
- the LOC127970208 gene encoding histidine-rich glycoprotein isoform X42 gives MLRRVVIPSLSSVSHLWFQSCDLTDSHRGSHRFTQVHTEFTQIHTGSHRFSQVHTEVHTDSHRFTQVHTDSHRFTQIHTGSHRVHTDSHRFTQIHTEVHTGSHRGSHRFTQVHTGSHRFTQSSHRFTQVHTDSHRGSHRFTQIHTEVLTGSHRFTQIHTDSHRFTQSSHRFTQIHTGSHRGSHRFTQVHTDSHRFTQSSHRFTQVHTGSHRFTQVHTDSHRFTQVHTDSHRFTQVHTGSHRFTQSSHRFTQVHTGSGFQTEELVFVLEQTLAHVHSICFLHTQRVLDHSTLVFLHF, from the exons ATGTTGAGGAGAGTTGTGATCCCTTCTCTATCCTCCGTTAGTCATCTGTGGTTTCAGTCGTGTGACctcacagattcacacagaggttcacacagattcacacaggttcacacagagttcacacagattcacacaggttcacacagGTTCTCACAGGTTCACACAGAggttcacacagattcacacaggttcacacaggttcacacagattcacacag gttcacacagattcacacaggttcacacagagttcacacagattcacacaggttcacacagattcacacagaggttcacacag GTTCACACAGAggttcacacagattcacacaggttcacacaggttcacacagattcacacag agttcacacagattcacacaggttcacacagattcacacagaggttcacacaggttcacacagattcacacagaggtTCTCACAGGttcacacaggttcacacagattcacacagattcacacaggttcacacagagttcacacagattcacacagattcacacaggttcacacagAGGTTCTCACAGGttcacacaggttcacacagattcacacagattcacacagagttcacacagattcacacaggttcacacaggttcacacagattcacacaggttcacacag attcacacaggttcacacaggttcacacagattcacacagattcacacaggttcacacagGTTCTCACAGGTTCACACAGAGttcacacaggttcacacaggttcacacagGTTCAGGGTTTCAGACTGAAGAGCTGGTGTTTGTGTTGGAGCAGACTTTAGCACATGTTCACTCGATCTGTTTTCTTCACACACAGCGTGTATTAGATCACTCTACTCTTGTATTTCTACACTTTTAG
- the LOC127970208 gene encoding histidine-rich glycoprotein isoform X18: protein MLRRVVIPSLSSVSHLWFQSCDLTDSHRGSHRFTQVHTEFTQIHTGSHRFSQVHTEVHTDSHRFTQIHTGSHRFTQVHTEFTQIHTGSHRFTQRFTQVHTGSHRFTQRFTQIHTGSHRFTQIHTGSHRFTQVHTEFTQIHTGSHRFTQRFTQVHTDSHRGSHRFTQVHTDSHRFTQVHTEFTQIHTDSHRFTQIHTDSHRVHTDSHRFTQVHTDSHRFTQVHTEVLTGSHRFTQIHTDSHRFTQVHTDSHRFTQVHTGSHRFTQSSHRFTQVHTGSGFQTEELVFVLEQTLAHVHSICFLHTQRVLDHSTLVFLHF, encoded by the exons ATGTTGAGGAGAGTTGTGATCCCTTCTCTATCCTCCGTTAGTCATCTGTGGTTTCAGTCGTGTGACctcacagattcacacagaggttcacacagattcacacaggttcacacagagttcacacagattcacacaggttcacacagGTTCTCACAGGTTCACACAGAggttcacacagattcacacaggttcacacag attcacacaggttcacacagattcacacaggttcacacagagttcacacagattcacacaggttcacacagattcacacagaggttcacacag gttcacacagGTTCTCACAGGTTCACACAGAggttcacacagattcacacaggttcacacaggttcacacagattcacacag gttcacacagattcacacaggttcacacagagttcacacagattcacacaggttcacacagattcacacagaggttcacacaggttcacacagattcacacagaggtTCTCACAGGttcacacaggttcacacagattcacacagattcacacaggttcacacagagttcacacagattcacacagattcacacag gttcacacagattcacacagattcacacagagttcacacagattcacacaggttcacacaggttcacacagattcacacaggttcacacaggttcacacagAGGTTCTCACAGGttcacacaggttcacacagattcacacagattcacacaggttcacacaggttcacacagattcacacagattcacacaggttcacacagGTTCTCACAGGTTCACACAGAGttcacacaggttcacacaggttcacacagGTTCAGGGTTTCAGACTGAAGAGCTGGTGTTTGTGTTGGAGCAGACTTTAGCACATGTTCACTCGATCTGTTTTCTTCACACACAGCGTGTATTAGATCACTCTACTCTTGTATTTCTACACTTTTAG
- the LOC127970208 gene encoding histidine-rich glycoprotein isoform X22 — MLRRVVIPSLSSVSHLWFQSCDLTDSHRGSHRFTQVHTEFTQIHTGSHRFSQVHTEVHTDSHRFTQVHTDSHRFTQSSHRFTQVHTDSHRFTQSSHRFTQVHTDSHRGSHRFTQVLTGSHRGSHRFTQVHTGSHRFTQSSHRFTQVHTDSHRGSHRFTQIHTEVLTGSHRFTQIHTDSHRFTQSSHRFTQIHTGSHRGSHRFTQVHTDSHRFTQSSHRFTQVHTGSHRFTQVHTDSHRFTQVHTDSHRFTQVHTGSHRFTQSSHRFTQVHTGSGFQTEELVFVLEQTLAHVHSICFLHTQRVLDHSTLVFLHF, encoded by the exons ATGTTGAGGAGAGTTGTGATCCCTTCTCTATCCTCCGTTAGTCATCTGTGGTTTCAGTCGTGTGACctcacagattcacacagaggttcacacagattcacacaggttcacacagagttcacacagattcacacaggttcacacagGTTCTCACAGGTTCACACAGAggttcacacagattcacacaggttcacacaggttcacacagattcacacaggttcacacagagttcacacagattcacacaggttcacacagattcacacaggttcacacagagttcacacagattcacacaggttcacacagattcacacagaggttcacacag gttcacacagGTTCTCACAGGTTCACACAGAggttcacacagattcacacaggttcacacaggttcacacagattcacacag agttcacacagattcacacaggttcacacagattcacacagaggttcacacaggttcacacagattcacacagaggtTCTCACAGGttcacacaggttcacacagattcacacagattcacacaggttcacacagagttcacacagattcacacagattcacacaggttcacacagAGGTTCTCACAGGttcacacaggttcacacagattcacacagattcacacagagttcacacagattcacacaggttcacacaggttcacacagattcacacaggttcacacag attcacacaggttcacacaggttcacacagattcacacagattcacacaggttcacacagGTTCTCACAGGTTCACACAGAGttcacacaggttcacacaggttcacacagGTTCAGGGTTTCAGACTGAAGAGCTGGTGTTTGTGTTGGAGCAGACTTTAGCACATGTTCACTCGATCTGTTTTCTTCACACACAGCGTGTATTAGATCACTCTACTCTTGTATTTCTACACTTTTAG
- the LOC127970208 gene encoding histidine-rich glycoprotein isoform X13 → MLRRVVIPSLSSVSHLWFQSCDLTDSHRGSHRFTQVHTEFTQIHTGSHRFSQVHTEVHTDSHRFTQIHTGSHRFTQVHTEFTQIHTGSHRFTQRFTQVHTEVHTDSHRFTQVHTDSHRFTQSSHRFTQVHTDSHRFTQIHTEVHTGSHRFTQRFSQVHTGSHRFTQIHTGSHRVHTDSHRFTQVHTEVLTGSHRFTQIHTDSHRVHTDSHRFTQVHTDSHRFTQVHTEVLTGSHRFTQIHTDSHRFTQVHTDSHRFTQVHTGSHRFTQSSHRFTQVHTGSGFQTEELVFVLEQTLAHVHSICFLHTQRVLDHSTLVFLHF, encoded by the exons ATGTTGAGGAGAGTTGTGATCCCTTCTCTATCCTCCGTTAGTCATCTGTGGTTTCAGTCGTGTGACctcacagattcacacagaggttcacacagattcacacaggttcacacagagttcacacagattcacacaggttcacacagGTTCTCACAGGTTCACACAGAggttcacacagattcacacaggttcacacag attcacacaggttcacacagattcacacaggttcacacagagttcacacagattcacacaggttcacacagattcacacagaggttcacacag GTTCACACAGAggttcacacagattcacacaggttcacacaggttcacacagattcacacaggttcacacagagttcacacagattcacacaggttcacacagattcacacag gttcacacagattcacacagaggttcacacaggttcacacagattcacacagaggtTCTCACAGGttcacacaggttcacacagattcacacagattcacacaggttcacacagagttcacacagattcacacagattcacacaggttcacacagAGGTTCTCACAGGttcacacaggttcacacagattcacacagattcacacagagttcacacagattcacacaggttcacacaggttcacacagattcacacaggttcacacaggttcacacagAGGTTCTCACAGGttcacacaggttcacacagattcacacagattcacacaggttcacacaggttcacacagattcacacagattcacacaggttcacacagGTTCTCACAGGTTCACACAGAGttcacacaggttcacacaggttcacacagGTTCAGGGTTTCAGACTGAAGAGCTGGTGTTTGTGTTGGAGCAGACTTTAGCACATGTTCACTCGATCTGTTTTCTTCACACACAGCGTGTATTAGATCACTCTACTCTTGTATTTCTACACTTTTAG